From the genome of Thauera chlorobenzoica:
CCGGCGCTCGCGCAGGATCTGCCCGCCCGCTACAACATCCCGGCGCCGGTCACGTCGATCGCCGCGCAGATTCACGACCTCCACACCCTGATGCTGGTGATCTGCCTGCTGATCTTCGTCGGCGTGTTCGGCGTGATGTTCTGGGCGGTGTTCCGCCACCGCAAGTCGCGCGGCGCGGTGGCGGCGAATTTCCACGAGAACACCGCGGTCGAGATCGCGTGGACGATCGTGCCGGTGCTGATCCTGCTCGGCATGGCGTGGCCGGCGACCAGGACCGTGATCGAGATGAAGGACACCTCCAACCCCGACCTCACGATCAAGGCCACCGGCTACCAGTGGAAGTGGGGCTACGACTACCTCCAGGGCGAGGGCGAAGGCATCCGCTTTCTTTCCAGCCTGGCTACGCCGCGCGCCCAGATCGAGGGCGCCGCGCCCAAGGGCGAGACCTATCTGCTGGAAGTCGACAACCCGCTGGTGGTGCCGGTCGGGAAGAAGATCCGCGTCCTGCTGACCGCCAACGACGTCATCCATTCGTGGTGGGTGCCGGCCTTCGGCGTCAAGCAGGACGCCATTCCCGGCTTCATCCGCGACACCTGGTTCCGCGCCGAGCGGGAAGGCGTGTTCCGTGGCAACTGTGCCGAGCTGTGCGGACGCGACCACGGCTTCATGCCGGTCGAAGTGCACGTGGTGTCGGCCGAGCGTTACCGCGCCTGGGTGCGGGAGCAGCGCGCCGTGCCGAGCGCGCTGGCGGACGCGGCGCGGGCGCCGCGATGAATCCGTCCCCGCCCGCCCCCGCCGCCATCCGACAGGAGGATTTCCGCATGGCCGCCGCCCCGCACGACCTGCCGCACGCCCCTCACGCCCCTCACGCCCCTCACGCCCCTCACGCCCCTCACGCCCCTCACGCCGGCCCCAGCGGCCTGATGCGCTGGATCACGACGACCAACCACAAGGACATCGGCACGATGTACCTGGTGTTCAGCTTCGTCATGTTCCTCTCCGGCGGGGTGATGGCGCTGACGATCCGCGCCGAGCTGTTCCAGCCCGGGCTGCAGGTGGTGCAGCCGGAGTTCTTCAACCAGCTCACCACCATGCACGGCCTGGTGATGGTGTTCGGCGCGATCATGCCGGCCTTCGTCGGCTTCGCCAACTGGCAGATCCCGCTGATGATCGGCGCCTCCGACATGGCCTTCGCGCGCATGAACAACTGGAGCTTCTGGCTGCTGCCGCCGGCGGCGATCCTGCTGCTCGCGTCCTTCTTCGTCCCCGGCGGCGCCACCGCCGCGGGGTGGACGCTGTACGCGCCGCTGTCGGTGCAGATGGGGATGGGGATGGACCTGGCGATCTTCGCCCTCCACATCCTGGGGGTGAGCTCGATCATGGGCGCGATCAACATCGTCGTCACCGTGCTCAACATGCGCGCCCCCGGGATGACCCTGATGAAAATGCCGCTGTTCTGCTGGACGTGGCTCATCACCGCCTACCTGCTGATCGCGGTGATGCCGGTGCTGGCCGGGGCGGTGACCATGATCCTGACCGACCGCCACTTCGGCACCCACTTCTTCAACGCCGCCGGCGGCGGCGACCCGGTGATGTACCAGCACATCTTCTGGTTCTTCGGCCATCCCGAGGTGTACATCATGATCCTGCCGGCGTTCGGCATCATCAGCCAGATCATCCCCGCCTTCGCGAGGAAGCCGCTGTTCGGCTACGCCTCGATGGTGTACGCCACCGCCTCGATCGCGATCCTGTCGTTCGCGGTGTGGGCCCACCACATGTTCGCCACCGGCATGCCCGCCGCCGGCCAGCTGTTCTTCATGTACGCGACGATGCTGATCGCGGTCCCCACCGGGGTGAAGGTGTTCAACTGGGTGGCGACGATGTGGCGCGGGGCGATGACGTTCGAGACGCCGATGCTGTTCGCCACCGGCTTCATCTTCGTGTTCACGATCGGCGGCTTCACCGGGCTGATCTGCGCCATCGCGCCGATCGACATCCAGGTCCAGGACACCTACTACGTGGTCGCCCACTTCCACTACGTGCTCGTCGCCGGCAGCCTGTTCGCGCTCTTCGCCGGAGCCTACTACTGGCTGCCAAAATGGACCGGCCACATGCCGAATGAAACCCTCGGGCGGTTGCACTTCTGGTGCTCGATGGTGTTCTTCAACATCACCTTCTTCCCGATGCATTTCCTCGGCCTGGCCGGCATGCCGCGGCGCATTCCCGACTACGCGCTGCAGTTCGCCGACTTCAACATGCTGGCCTCGATCGGCGCCTTCGGCTTCGGCCTGTCGCAGCTGATCTTCCTCGCCGTGGTGATCCGCTGCATCCGCGGCGGCGAGCGTGCCGCCGCCCGCGCCTGGGAAGGGGCCGAAGGCCTGGAATGGACGGTGCCCTCGCCCGCCCCCCACCACACCTTCGAGGACGCGCCGCTGGTGCGCTGAAGATCATGCACCCCAGCGACCGCAGGACCGCCAACCGCCGCACCGGGCTGATGCTCGCCGCGGTGGCTGCCGCCTTCTTCGTCCTCGTCATCCTCAAGTACAAGGTCTTCGGCCAATGAACGCCCCCGCCCGCGATCGCCGCGCTGCCGACAACCGCCGCCTGCTGCTGCGCCTGCTGGTGTCGGCGGTGGTGATGTTCGGCTTCGGCTTCGCGCTCGTGCCGTTCTACGAACAGATCTGCGAAGTCACCGGGATCAACAACTTCCTCCGCCCCGAGGCCGAGCAGGGCGCGCGCGCGGCGGCGGGAAATTCCCAGGTCGATGCCGGGCGCCGCATCCTCGTCCAGTTCGACGCCAACCTGCACGACCTGCCGTGGCGCTTCCAGCCATTGCAGCGCTCGATCGAGGTCCATCCGGGGCAGCTGGTGCACGTCGACTACGAAGTGTCGAACCCCGGCGCGGTGGCGGTCACCGGCCAGGCCGTGCCGAGCTACGGCCCGCAGCGGGCGGCGCGCTACTTCAACAAGATGGACTGCTTCTGCTTCACCCAGCAGACCCTGGCGCCGGGCGAAGTGCGGACCATGCCGGTGGTGTTTGTCGTCGATCCGGCGCTGCCGGACGATATCGGGGTGATCACCCTGTCCTATACCTTCTTCATGCTGCAGGGGCGCAGCACCTCCGCCGCGGTGAACGCGCCGGGGGCGACATGAGTGGCGGGGAGGCACCGCCGCCGCGCCGCGCCGGGTTCTGGGCGACGCTGCGTGCGGTGCTGTGGTCCTTCGTCGGCATCCGCAAGCGCCGCGCCTGGCATGAGGACGCAGCGCAGCTCGACCCCAGGGCGGTGGTCGTGGCCGGGGTGCTGGTGGGGCTGGCCTTCGTCCTCGGCCTGGTGGCGATCGTGCAGTGGGTGCTTGCGCGTGCCGGAGCCGCGTAGGCGGCGCGGCGGGGCGGACAGGCTGGCGGGGCCGACAGGGAAACGGGGAACGCAACGGAGAGCAGATCATGAACCAGGCTTCCAGCATGCACTCGGCGGAGCGCTATTTCGTTCCTGCGCCGTCGACCTACCCGATCATCGGCGCGCTCGCGCTGCTGCTGTTCGGCGCCGGTGCGGCGCTGTGGCTGAACCGGGTGGCGTCCGGGCCGTGGCTGTTCTTCGGCGGCGTTGCGGTTCTCGTCTACATGCTGTTCGGCTGGTTCGGGCAGGTCGTGCGCGAATCCGAGTCCGGCCTCTACGGGCGGCGGGTGGGGCGCTCCTTCCGCTGGTCGATGGGCTGGTTCATCTTCTCCGAAGTGATGTTCTTCGCCGCCTTCTTCGGCGCCCTGTTCTACGCCCGCGTGCTCGCCGTGCCCTGGCTCGCCGCGGGTGCCAACGAGGCCCTGCTGTGGCCCGGCTTCACCAGCGCCTGGCCCACCGCCGGGCCGTACACGCCCAGCGGCGCCGACCCGTTCACACCGGTGGGGGCCTGGGGCATTCCCGCGCTCAACACCCTGATCCTGCTCAGCTCGGGCGCCACCCTGACCTGGGCGCACCATGGCCTGCTGCAGGCGCGGCGCGGCCAGCTCAAGCTCGGGCTGGCGCTGACCATCGCCCTCGGCCTGCTGTTCATCGGCCTGCAGGCCTACGAGTACGGCCACGCCTGGCGCGAGCTCGGGCTACGGCTGGACAGCGGCATCTACGGCGCCACCTTCTACCTGCTCACCGGCTTTCACGGTCTGCACGTGACGATCGGCGTGCTGATGCTGATCGTGATGCTGTGTCGCGCATTTGCCGGGCATTTCAGCCCCGCACGCCACTTCGGTTTCGAGGCTGCGGCCTGGTACTGGCATTTCGTCGATGTCGTGTGGCTGATCCTGTTCGTCGTCGTGTATTGGTTGTGAGCGGCTTGTGATCGGGCACCGGGGCACATCGATGTCGACGCCGGGCGTCCGCGGACTGCCGTCCGGGGGCCCGGCGGGACGGCGGGGAGGGAAGAGGGCAGTGGGGCGCGGCATGGGGCGGGCCTGGCTGCGCCACGGCCTTCCCCTGCTGGCGGGCGTGGCGGTGGTCGCGCTCACCGTCGCGCTCGGCAACTGGCAGCTGCGGCGCGCGCAGGACAAGGCCGCGCTGCAGGCCGCGCTCGATGCCGCCGCGCAGGCTCCGCTACGCAGCGCCCCGGCCGACGCGGCGCTCGCCGCCACGCCCGCGGCCCCCGGCCTGCGCCCCGGGCAGCGCCTGCGGCTGGAAGGCGAATGGCTGGCTGCGGCCACCGTCTTCCTCGACAACCGCACCCACCAGGGGCGTGCCGGTTATCACGTGCTGACGCCGCTGCGCCTGGCCGACGGCTCGGGCGTGGTGCTGGTCGATCGCGGCTGGGTGGCGGCCGGAGCCGACCGTGGCGCGCTGCCCGAAGCACCGCTCGCCGCCGGGCGCGCGGTGCTGGAAGGGCGCCTGCACCTGCCCGAGGCTTCGCCTTTCACCCTGGTCCGGGGGGGGACGGAGGTGTACGAACCTGAGGTGGGCGGGCCGGACGCGGGCGGGCGGCGGTGGCAGGTGCTCGACCCGGCGCGGCTCGGCGCCCAGCCCGGGGTTGGTCTGCCGCCGTGCGCCGGCGCCCCGGCGGGGGCGGGATGCGTCGCGCCGTGGATCGTGTTGCAGACTTCGGCCGCGGCCGACGGCCTGGTGCGCGACTGGCCGTTGCCCGCGGCCGGCATCGAACGCCATCGCGGCTACGCCTTCCAGTGGTATGCCCTGGCGGCGCTCGCCGCCGTGCTGACCGCCGGCTACGCCCGGCGCCTGATCTTGTGGAGACGCCATGACCAGCCCGACCCTCCCGCTGCCGGACGCTGAGCCGCTCCGCCCGCTGCCGCCCGCGGCGCGCCGCCGCGCGCGCCGCACGCTGCTGCTGCTCGCCGTGGTCTGCGTGCTGCCGGTGGTGGCGTCCTACCTGATGTTCTACCTGTGGCCGCCGCAGGGGCGGGTGAACCACGGCACCCTGCTCGAACCGGCGCCCCTGCCCGCCACCGTCCTCGACGGCGCCGGCGGGCAGCCGGCGCTGGCGCGGGCCGAACTCGAAGGGCGGTGGACGCTGCTCCTCGCCGCCCCCGCAGCCTGCGACGCCGCCTGCACTCGCGCGCTCTACGTGATGCGCCAGGCGCGCCTCGCCCAGGCCAGGGAGATGGCGCGCGTCGGCCGGGTGTGGCTGATTACCGACGGCGGCGAGCCTGCCGCCGAGGCGCTCTTCAGCGCCGTGTCCGGCACCTCGCCCGGACCTTCGCCCGGCACCGCGTCCGGCACCGCATCCGGGACTTCGCCTGCCGACGGGCTGCGCCTCGCCCGCGCCGATGCCGCCTGGCTGGAGGCGCTGGCACCGGCGGCGCCGGGCACGATCTACCTGGTCGATCCGCGCGGGCAGCGGATGATGCGCTTCGACGACACCTCCGGACGCACCGCTGCGGCGCAGGCGCTGAGCCGCGACCTGCAGCGCCTGCTCAAGTATTCCGCCCTCGGGCGCACCCCGCCGGGAGCGCGGCCGTGAGCGCCGGCGCCGGTTTGCCGCCGTGCCGTGCGCCTGCTGTCGTCCAGCCTCTGGCGCCGCCCCTTGCGCCTGCGCAAGAAGGCGGCGGCGCCTTGGCGCTCTACCGCGGGCTGGTGCTCGCGGCGCTGGTGCTGACCTTGGTCGTCGTCGTCTTCGGCGCCTACGTGCGCCTGGCCGATGCCGGCCTTGGCTGCCCGGACTGGCCGGGCTGTTACGGCACCCCCAGTCCGGCGCACGCCGCGGAGGCGATCCGCGACGCCCAGGCCGCCGCACCCGACGGTCCGGTGAGCCTGCCCAAGGCGTGGAAGGAGATGATCCACCGCTATCTTGCCGCCGGCCTCGGCCTGCTGCTCGTCGTCGTCGCCGCGCTCGCCTGGCGCCTGCGCGCCAGCCCGCGCGCCGCGCCTGCGGTAGCCTTCGCCCTGCTCGGGGTGGTGCTGTTCCAGGGCCTGCTGGGCAAATGGACGGTGACCCTGCTGCTCAAGCCGGCGATCGTCACCGCCCACCTGCTCGGCGGGTTGACGACGCTGGCGCTGCTCGGGTGGCTGACGCTGCGCGCCGGCGCTGCGCTGCAGATCGGCACCGTTGCGCCCGCGGGGGCGCGATCGTTCCGCGCGGGGGCATCGGGGCGGCTTGGGCGGCTGCGTGCGGGGGCCTGCCTCGCCTTCGTCCTGCTCGTCCTCCAGATCGCCCTCGGGGGCTGGACCAGCACCAACTACGCCGCCCTTGCGTGCGCCGATTTCCCCACCTGCCACGGCAGCTTCGCGCCCGCGGCGGACTACGCCAACGCCTTTCACCTCGTCCGCGAGCTGGGGATGACGGCCGACGGCGAGCTGCTGTCGAACGCCGCACTCACCGCGATCCACTGGTCGCACCGCCTCGGCGCGCTCGCCGCCGGTGGGGCGCTCGCCGTGCTCGGCGCGGCGCTGTGCCGGCGCCGCGCCACCGTCGACCTGGGCGCGGCGCTGCTCGCCGTGCTCGCGCTGCAGCTCGGCCTGGGCATCGCCAACGTGCTGCTGTCGCTGCCGCTGGCGCTGGCCGCCGCACACAACGCCGGCGCGGCGCTGCTGCTCGGGGTGATGGTGTGGATCGTGTTCCGCCTCGGCACCCCGCGCCCGCTGCCGGTCGCCGGGGCACGGGGTGGGGCCACTGCGCCGCAGACGATCGAGGAGAAAAGAGGATGAAGAGCTTCGCCCTGGACGCCGCCCGCGCCAACCGCCTGCGCGCCTTCTACGCCCTGACCAAGCCGCGGGTGAATACCCTGATCGTGTTCTGCGCGGTGATCGGCATGTTCCTCGCCGTGCCCATGGGCCTGCCCGATGCGCTCACCGTGTTCGCCGCCACCGTCGGCATCGCCTGCGTCGCCGGGGCGGCGGCGGCGATGAACTGCCTGCTCGAACAGCAGCTCGACGCCCGCATGACGCGCACCCGCGCCCGCCCGCTGCCGCGTGGCGAGCTGGCGCCGGGCGAGGCGCTGGCCTTTGCCGGCGTGCTCGGCGGCTGCGGCCTGACGGTGCTGCACCAGGCGGTCAATCCGCTGACGATGTGGCTGACGCTGGCCACCTTCGTCGGCTACGCGGTGGTGTATACGGCGTTCCTGAAGCCGCGCACGCCCCAGAACATCGTCATCGGCGGGGCGGCCGGGGCGATGCCGCCGGTGCTCGGCTGGGCGGCGGTGGCGGGGGAGGTTCCGGCCGATGCGCTGCTGCTGTTCCTGATCATCTTCGCGTGGACCCCGCCGCACTTCTGGGCGCTGGCGCTGTACCGCAGCGCCGACTACGCCCGCGCCGGCCTGCCGATGCTACCGGTGACCCACGGGCCGGCGTTCACCCGGCTGTCGGTGCTGCTGTACACGCTGATCCTGTTCGGCGTCACCCTGCTGCCGTTCGCCACCCGGATGAGCGGCGTGCTCTACCTGGGGGTGGCGCTGGCGCTGGGCGCGGAGTTCATCCGCCGCGCCTGGCAGCTGTACCGCGGCTACAGTGATGCGCGCGCGCGGCGCACCTTCCGCTTCTCGATCACCTACCTGTTCGGGCTGTTCGCCGCGCTGCTGGCCGACCACTACCTGCGGTGGTGAGTGCGTGCGCAAGGGGGCGGCACGGCAAGGGCGGCACCGCAGGGATGGCAGGGCAAGGGCTGCGGCACGGTGTCGCAGCGGGTTCCGGCCGGGGCGGCAAAGGGCTACCATCGAGCGATTGCCGAATCGCGATAGCACAGGTCCTGCCATGGGTTTCAGCGTTACATCCACCGCCGCCTCCACCTCCACCCTCTATCCGCGCCTTCTGCGCCGGCTGCGCGCGGCTGCGCTCGGGCTGCTCGCGCTCGGCGCGCTTGCCGCCTGCACGCCGCCCGAACCGGTGTTCCGCAGCACCGACATCAGCGGCGCCGACTACGGCAAGGGTTTCACCCTCACCGATCATCACGGCCAGGTGCGCACTCTGGCCGATTTCCGCGGCAAGGTCGTGACCCTGTTCTTCGGCTATACCCAGTGCCCGGACGTCTGCCCCACCGCGCTGTCGGGGATGAGCGAGGTCGTCGGCCGCCTCGGCGCCGACGGCGAGCGCGTGCAGGTGGTGTTCGTCACCGTCGACCCCGAGCGCGACACCCCCGCGCTGCTCGCCGAATACGTGCCGCTGTTTGATCCGCGCTTTCTCGGCCTCACCGGCAGCGCCGAGGAAATCGCCGCGGTGGCGAAGGAATTCCGCGTGTTCTACCGCAAGAGCGGCGATCTCGAAGGCCATTACACCGTCGACCACTCGGCCGGAACCTACGTCTTCGACCCCCAGGGCCGACTGCGCCTGTACCTGCGCCACGGCGAAACCGCGGAAACGGTGGTTGCCGACATCCAGGCGCTGCTCGACGGCAAGTAGGCGCCGGAGCGGGCGCCGGCCTTCGGCCTTCGGGGCTGCGCGGGAAGCGCTCCGCGTTACGCCACCGCGGCGAGCATGCCCCGCATCTTCTGCATCGCCTTGGCTTCGATCTGTCGGATGCGCTCGGCCGACACGCCGTATTCGGCCGCCAGCTCGTGCAAGGTGGCGCTGCCGTCTTCGGTGAGCCAGCGGCGCTGGACGATGGCGCGGCTGCGCTCGTCGAGCCCGGCCAGCGCGCTCTTCAGGCCGCGGTCCTGCAGATGGGCGAGCTGGGCCTGCTCCAGCACTTCGGACGGTTCGGCGTGAGGGTCGGGCAGGTAGGCGATGGGGGCAAAGCGCTCGTCCTCGTCGTCGCTGCCGGCATCGAGCGGGATGTCGCGCCCGCCGAGGCGGGTTTCCATCTCCACCACTTCTTCGGGCTTGACCCCGAGCTGGGTGGCGATGGCGTCGACTTCGCCGGGGTTCAGCGTGGTGCTGTCGCGCTTCAGGCTGCGCAGGTTGAAGAACAGCTTGCGCTGGGCCTTGGTGGTGGCGATCTTCACCAGGCGCCAGTTCTTGAGGATGTATTCGTGGATCTCGGCCTTGATCCAGTGGATCGCGAACGACACCAGGCGCACGCCGCGCGTCGGGTCGAAGCGCTTGACCGCCTTCATCAGGCCGACATTGCCTTCCTGGATCAGGTCGGCGTGGGGCAGGCCGTAGCCCAGGTAGCCGCGGGCGATCGCGACGACCACGCGCAGGTGCGACATCACCAGCTGGCGTGCGGCTTCCACATCGGCTTCTTCGCGCAAGCGCGTCGCCAGTTCCACTTCCTGCTGCTCGCTGAGCATCGGCATCCGGTTTACGGTCTGGATGTACTGGTCCAGGCTGCCGGCGGCGGGAACGGGAAACGTCAGGGCTTGGGACATGGGTTCGATTCCTCCTTTCGGGCAAATATTAGCACTCGCGGCGTGGGAGTGCTAAGAGAGGGATGAGTTCCGGGGGAGGTGTTCCGCACCATCGCTTACCCGGGCGTTCTGTTGCACGGCTGCAACAAGAATCCCCGGAATGTGGCGTTTCGGTGCGCTCGAGCTTGCAAGGGCGGCGGGTGGTTTGCAGAATCGTTGCAACTTCTCGCCAGAGAGGTGAGTAGGGCCGAGGCGAACGCCTGGGTCTCAACTTCAATTTGAGGAGAAACACATGCAGAAGAAACTGATCGCGCTGGCCGTCGCCGGCCTGGTTTCGGCCCCGGTCTTCGCCCAGTCGAACGTGACTGTGTATGGTATCGCCGACGTTTACTACGGTTTCGGCAAGTACGACGACAACAAATTCAACGGCATCGAGAGCGGCGGCATCGCCGGTTCGCGTCTGGGTTTCAAGGGCAGCGAAGACCTCGGTAACGGCCTGAAGGCGCTGTTCACCCTCGAATACAGCATCGATCTCGACAAGAACGAAGGCGTCGGCACCACCGGCCTGCGTTCGCGCCAGCAGTTCGTCGGCCTGCAGGGCGGCTTCGGCTTCATCGGTGCCGGCCGTCAGTATGCGCCGGGCTACTTCTACGTCGCCAAGTACGATACCTCGGCGATCGTCCCGCTCAGCCCCTACCACAAGTTTGTCGGCGCCAACGGCTCCAACATCCAGGCCGGCAGCGCGTCCCGCGTCAACAACTCGATCAACTACATCTCGCCGGACTTCGGCGGTCTGACCGTGAACGCCATCTACGGCTTCAACGAAGTCAACCAGGACAACAACCGCACCGCCGGTGACCTCGCCCAGATCGGCGCCCAGTACAACAACGGCCCGGTGTCGGTCGGCCTGATCTACAGCCAGGTCAAGCAGGATGCCGCTGCGATCCCCGCTGGCTATGCGATCGCCGGCTCCGACGAAACCAAGAAGGAATGGTTCCTCGGCGCGTCCTACGACTTCAAGGTCGTCAAGGTTACCGGTATGTACAACACCGTCAAGGACGCCACCGTCGATGGTGACGACAACAACGTCTGGGCGCTGGGCGCCATCGTTCCGGTGAGCGCTGCCGGCTCGGTCCGCCTGAGCTATGCCTCCGCCGACAACGACACCGACGACACCGACGCCGATGGCTGGACGGTGTACTACTTCCACAGCCTGTCGAAGCGCACCACTCTGTACACCGGCTACGCCCGCATCAGCAACGACGATGCGACCCGTCACTCGCTCCTCGCCAGCACCGCGGGCCAGGGCACCGACGAAAACGCCAGCAGCTTCGTGGTCGGTGTGAACCACACCTTCTGATCTGTCTTTCCGACAGCTTGGAAAATCAAAACGGGCCTTCGGGCCCGTTTTTTCGTCTACGGCGGCTGAAACCGGAGGGCGCTATTTGCAGATGGGTCCTGATTCAGGTGGGTGCTCTGCTCGTCCCGGCACACCGACCGATCAAGCCGGTGTATGTGCGCCGCTTCGTGGCGCTGGTCGATAAAGTGAAGGAGTCGCAAGCATGAGCGAAGTCGACAGCATTCCCCGTGTCGTTCCGCCCTGGCCGTTCGAGGCTTACGCGCACATCATCAGTCCGATTGCCGCGGAGGACGGTGGCGGCTACCTGATTACTTTTCCCGATCTTCCCGGCTGCATGTCCGATGGCGAAACCGAGGCCGAGGCGGTCGAAAATGGTCGCGATGCGTTCATTGCCGTGGTTTCCGCACTTGCCGACATGGGGCGCGACATTCCCGCACCGTCATTCAGCCCGGACGATGCAGCCGCGCCGGGCGCATCCGGCAAGTTCGTCGCGCGCGTGCCGAAATCCATCCACGCCAAGCTCACCACACGCGCCAGGGCCGAAGGCGTGTCGCTCAATACGCTGGTACTGGCGCTGATCGCAGAAGGACTGGGAAGGCGCGAAAGCCGCGCCTGATTCAGGCGGGTGGGATTACGGGACACGACTTTCCCCTGCCGTCCCCCCCTGAAAAAAACCGGCGCCCAGGCGCGTAAAGCGCGGCAAGCCCGAGCGCGATCGCCGGGTGCGCGACAGATGCGCCCCCGCCCCCGACGCTTCCGCCCGCGTGCGGCTGATCCCTTCAGCGCCCGTCGAAAGCGGATCCTATAATCGAAGCGGTCGGGTAGCCGAATGTAAGGTTTCATTGCCTCGGCACGACCAACCGGTGTGCGATGACACAGTCTGAGCACACCTGGGACAGTTGAAGAAAAAGGAGGCAGTCATGTCCACCGCGATTCGGAAACAAACTTCAAGGTATCTGGCCGGTTTGCTCACGGCCTTGATGCTGGTGTCGCCAGCGGCGTTCGCCGAGACGATCAATGGCAAGATCAATGGCCTGCAGTGTGCGATATCGGGCTTTGTCTGCCCGGTCGATCAGGTCGATGCAATGGTGACGCTCGAGCGCGACTTCGTGCTGCAGCAGGCCGACGGGGTCTACTACACCCTGACCAACGTCGATCGCGGCGTGAAGGCACGCTATGCGCTGCAGGAGGCGACGGTGACAGGGAAGGTGAACAAGTTCTACAAGGCCGTCGACGTGGATACCCTGCAAGTCGGGGGCAAGACCGTCTGGTCGAAGAAGATGCAGCAGGAACTGGCCGATGAGCTGTATAAGAGCCTGTACGCAACCCCATAAGCCTTGAGCTCGGCACCGCCAGGGGTCGAGCGTTATCCGCCGTCCGCCCGCGCGACCGTGCGCCCGCCTTGTCGAGGCAGGCAGCAGGGCTGCGCGGGCGGACGGCGCGTATCGAAGCCGTGACCCGCAGCGCGCCTCTTCCGTCGGCGCCAGCGGGGAGGATGGATCTATGTCGATATCATCAATTTTCGGAGGCCGCTGGTTCGGGCGGCATCGGCCCGCGGGGGGGCGCGTGCTTGCGATGGGGGCCGCGTTGCTGCTGGCCATCGCTGCCGCTCCGGTGCGTGCGGCGCAGGCCGCGGTCGCGGACGGGGCTCTGGGCAGCCTGGTCGAAGTGGAGGGGATGCCACAGGCGCCGGAGTTCGAACTCAGCGACACCGAAGGCAAGCGCCACCGCCTGTCCGCTTACCGGGGCAAGGTCGTGGTGGTGAATTTCTGGTCGGTGTGGTGCGCCCCGTGCCGCAAGGAAATGCCGGCCATGCAGCGCGCGTGGGAGCAGATACGCGACCGCGATGTGCTGATCCTGGCGGTGAATTTCGACGACAGGCCCGAGCAGGTCAGCCAGTTCTTTTCCGTGATTCCGGTGCAGTTTCCCGTCCTCCTCGGTGGCGACCGGCCGATGCTGAAGGCGTGGTCGGTCCACGGCCTTCCCACCACCTATGTGCTCGACCCGCAGGGACGGTTGCGCCATCGAGTCGTCGGCGAGTACCACTGGGATCAGCCCGAGGCGCTCGAACTCCTGCTCGGCTTGCGGGGGAAATAGCGGAATCGGCGGAGTCGGTCAAATTTTCCGACAGCTTGGAAAATCGAAACGGGTCTTCGGGCCCGTTTTGTCGCCTACTCCAGCATCTGCAGCAGTACGCCGTGCCAGAGGCCGGGCTCGATCTCGCCCAGTTTGCCAGCAAGGCGCAGCTTGTCCACGCAGCGGATCTGATCCAGCAGCACGCGTGCCGGCTTGCCATTGAGGGTGAGATCCGGCCGACAACCCAGCGCCTGCCCCTTGCTGGTGATGGGGGCCACGATCACACGTGGCAGAGCTGCGTTCATGTCGTCGGGCGACACCACCAGTGCCGGCCGTGTCTTCTTGATCTCGGTTCCGACGGTGGGGTCGAGGTTGACCCAGTAGACCTCGCCGCGCCGGACTGGCGCCGGGTTCTTTACCATGCCCAGTCCCCGCTGTCGGCCTCGGGTGGCAGTCCTTGCCACGCATCCACGTCGTCCTCGGCGCGGTAGCCGTCGAACCAGCCCTGGCGCGACGGCTTGGCAGGTTCGATGATGATCCGGGTGCCTTCCAGGCGCAGATCGATCTCGTCAGTGATGCCGCATTCGGCCAGCACTGCGGCCGGGAGCAGCACCCCGCGCGAGTTTCCGATCTTTCGCAGCGTTGTGCGCATGACTGTCTCCAGGAGTAATAACAACGTTATTACATCCGATCGCGCCGGAGAGCGCAACGTCTACGCTCGGCTGGGGAGTACGGGGATGGAGCACGGCTTTCTCCTGCCGTCC
Proteins encoded in this window:
- a CDS encoding AbrB/MazE/SpoVT family DNA-binding domain-containing protein, producing the protein MRTTLRKIGNSRGVLLPAAVLAECGITDEIDLRLEGTRIIIEPAKPSRQGWFDGYRAEDDVDAWQGLPPEADSGDWAW
- a CDS encoding type II toxin-antitoxin system PemK/MazF family toxin, yielding MVKNPAPVRRGEVYWVNLDPTVGTEIKKTRPALVVSPDDMNAALPRVIVAPITSKGQALGCRPDLTLNGKPARVLLDQIRCVDKLRLAGKLGEIEPGLWHGVLLQMLE